Proteins encoded in a region of the Pontibacillus halophilus JSM 076056 = DSM 19796 genome:
- a CDS encoding MerR family transcriptional regulator → MDDYTRRKMPLFPIGIVKSLTELSARQIRYYEEHELVQPVRSDGNRRLYSFHDVDRLLEIKSLIEKGVNLAGIKQVLLMQTQEEAHKETEEPTFTTQQVEKVQQELTEKELRKMLKNEIFQGNQYGKASLRQGELSRFFH, encoded by the coding sequence ATGGATGATTACACACGCAGAAAGATGCCTCTATTTCCGATTGGTATTGTGAAATCCCTTACAGAACTATCGGCAAGACAGATTCGTTATTATGAAGAACATGAACTTGTACAACCTGTTCGTTCAGACGGGAATAGACGTCTTTACTCATTTCATGACGTTGACCGTTTACTTGAGATCAAATCCCTTATCGAGAAAGGGGTTAACTTAGCTGGTATTAAACAAGTTCTTCTCATGCAAACACAAGAAGAGGCTCATAAAGAAACAGAGGAGCCGACGTTTACAACCCAGCAAGTTGAGAAAGTACAGCAAGAGCTCACTGAAAAAGAATTGCGTAAGATGCTTAAGAATGAAATATTCCAAGGCAATCAATACGGCAAAGCCTCGTTGCGTCAGGGAGAATTATCAAGATTCTTCCATTAA
- the glnA gene encoding type I glutamate--ammonia ligase, translating into MGSKFTREDIYKRMEEENVKFIRLQFTDLLGTIKNVEIPYSQLDKALNNQMMFDGSSIEGFVRIEESDMLLYPDLDTFVVFPWTSEKGKVARFICDIYNPDGTPFEGCPRYNLKRNLKKMEELGFSAFNLGTEPEFFLFKLDEKGEPTMELNDRGGYFDLAPTDLGENCRRDIVLELEEMGFEIEASHHEVAPGQHEIDFKYADALRHCDDIQTFKLAVKTIARKHGLHATFMPKPLFGVNGSGMHCNMSLFKDGTNAFFDEKSEEQLSETAYQFIAGVVKHATNFTAVTNPTVNSYKRLVPGYEAPCYVAWSGKNRSPLIRIPASRGMSTRIEVRSPDPAANPYLAMSVLLAAGLDGVENKLTAPTPVDRNIYVMDKQERLAHGVQDLPATLIEAIELLKQDEIMVKALGEHLFEHFVESKEIEWDMFRTQVHPWEREQYLSTY; encoded by the coding sequence ATGGGCTCTAAATTTACACGAGAAGACATTTATAAGCGAATGGAAGAGGAAAACGTAAAGTTTATTCGTCTTCAATTCACGGACCTACTAGGAACCATTAAAAACGTTGAGATTCCTTACAGCCAACTTGACAAAGCATTAAACAATCAGATGATGTTTGACGGGTCTTCTATTGAAGGGTTTGTCCGTATCGAAGAATCAGACATGCTCCTATATCCTGACCTTGATACATTTGTCGTCTTTCCATGGACATCTGAGAAAGGGAAAGTGGCTCGATTTATTTGTGATATTTACAACCCAGATGGTACTCCATTCGAAGGGTGCCCGCGCTACAATTTGAAGCGTAACCTTAAGAAGATGGAGGAATTAGGTTTCTCTGCGTTTAACCTCGGTACAGAGCCTGAATTCTTCTTATTCAAGCTAGACGAAAAAGGCGAACCAACAATGGAGCTTAACGATCGCGGTGGCTACTTTGACCTAGCACCAACGGACCTTGGAGAAAACTGTCGTCGTGACATCGTACTTGAGCTTGAAGAGATGGGCTTTGAAATTGAAGCTTCCCACCATGAAGTGGCACCAGGCCAGCACGAAATTGACTTCAAATACGCTGATGCCCTACGTCACTGTGATGACATCCAAACGTTTAAACTAGCAGTTAAAACGATTGCTCGTAAGCACGGCTTACACGCAACGTTTATGCCAAAGCCATTGTTCGGTGTGAACGGTTCAGGTATGCACTGTAACATGTCCTTGTTTAAGGATGGCACGAACGCATTCTTTGATGAGAAGAGCGAAGAACAACTAAGTGAAACAGCTTATCAGTTTATTGCAGGTGTTGTGAAGCACGCAACGAACTTTACGGCTGTCACGAATCCAACAGTCAACTCGTACAAACGTCTCGTACCTGGTTACGAAGCACCTTGTTACGTAGCTTGGTCCGGTAAGAACCGTAGTCCACTAATTCGAATTCCAGCATCACGCGGCATGAGTACTCGTATTGAAGTACGTAGTCCTGACCCAGCTGCAAACCCATACCTAGCGATGAGTGTATTGCTAGCTGCAGGCCTTGACGGCGTTGAGAACAAGCTAACAGCTCCAACTCCAGTAGACCGTAACATCTACGTGATGGACAAGCAGGAACGCTTAGCACACGGCGTGCAAGACTTGCCAGCCACTCTAATTGAAGCCATTGAACTTCTTAAACAAGATGAAATCATGGTGAAAGCATTAGGTGAGCACCTATTCGAACACTTCGTTGAATCAAAAGAAATTGAATGGGATATGTTCCGTACACAAGTTCATCCTTGGGAACGAGAACAATATCTATCGACTTATTAA